One genomic region from Haloprofundus salinisoli encodes:
- the paaB gene encoding 1,2-phenylacetyl-CoA epoxidase subunit PaaB: protein MIWEVFRQEKPGKYHQHCGNVHAPDREMALMFAQIQHGRRMQTNSLWVVPRDEIGEVDADEAKFGGTTDKAYRWAMTYNNVDASFAAEVEESEDEQREAAKKRKEAQS from the coding sequence ATGATCTGGGAAGTGTTCAGACAGGAGAAACCCGGGAAGTACCACCAGCACTGCGGCAACGTCCACGCGCCGGACCGCGAGATGGCGCTGATGTTCGCGCAGATTCAGCACGGCCGCCGCATGCAGACCAACAGCCTCTGGGTCGTCCCGCGCGACGAAATCGGCGAGGTCGACGCCGACGAGGCGAAGTTCGGCGGCACGACCGACAAGGCGTACCGCTGGGCGATGACGTACAACAACGTCGACGCCAGTTTCGCCGCCGAGGTCGAGGAGAGCGAGGACGAACAGCGCGAGGCGGCCAAGAAGCGCAAGGAGGCCCAGTCGTGA
- a CDS encoding YihY/virulence factor BrkB family protein: MIPHLSTVRATLTNVVAEFRSKNVAFMAGSIAYNAFVSLLPLLLLLVLSVSVVGSAALERRVIELAATYLAPGVGETLREVLREANDNTGFSLVGIVVLLWGTLKIFRGLDTAFAEIYETEDTDEFVDQLRDGLVVFVALLVAVVAMITTGSAFAALAQRLAIGVLNPLFLVVALSIAFFPLYYIFPNADLSIRDVVPGLVTAAAGWAALQALFQVYVAASAKTDAYGVLGGIVLLVTWLYFAGLLLLLGAVINAVVGGYVGDGVDDGSGPEQADLFDVIDARGVGNAAPHRTHRKTRLTPDETATYLDRFREDLTDRYRGMRPTDGERSHRSPAAATEIGLLERSYETDGDPVYETCFRWRVPERESEIDADATADTPGTADTADPGEADESAPADARRAEEN, translated from the coding sequence ATGATACCACACCTGTCGACTGTCCGGGCGACGCTGACGAACGTCGTCGCCGAGTTTCGCTCGAAGAACGTCGCGTTCATGGCCGGCAGCATCGCCTACAACGCGTTCGTCTCGCTGCTCCCCCTGCTTCTGTTGCTCGTCCTCTCGGTGTCGGTCGTCGGCAGCGCCGCGCTCGAACGCCGGGTTATCGAACTCGCGGCGACGTATCTCGCTCCCGGCGTCGGCGAGACGCTTCGGGAGGTGCTGCGGGAGGCCAACGACAACACCGGCTTCTCGCTCGTCGGCATCGTCGTGCTGCTGTGGGGGACGCTGAAGATATTCCGCGGGCTCGACACCGCCTTCGCCGAGATATACGAGACCGAGGACACGGACGAGTTCGTCGACCAACTCCGCGACGGACTCGTCGTCTTCGTCGCGCTCCTGGTCGCCGTCGTCGCCATGATCACGACCGGGTCGGCCTTCGCCGCGCTCGCACAGCGACTCGCCATCGGCGTCCTGAACCCGCTGTTTCTCGTCGTCGCCCTCAGTATCGCGTTCTTCCCGCTGTACTACATCTTCCCGAACGCCGACCTCTCGATCAGAGACGTCGTTCCGGGACTCGTCACCGCCGCCGCGGGGTGGGCGGCGCTCCAGGCGCTGTTTCAGGTGTACGTCGCCGCCTCCGCGAAGACGGACGCCTACGGCGTCCTCGGCGGTATCGTCCTCCTCGTCACGTGGCTCTACTTCGCCGGCCTGCTCCTGTTGCTCGGGGCAGTCATCAACGCCGTCGTCGGCGGGTACGTCGGCGACGGCGTTGACGACGGTTCGGGTCCCGAGCAGGCTGACCTTTTCGACGTCATCGACGCCCGCGGCGTCGGAAACGCGGCACCCCACCGAACGCATCGGAAAACGCGGCTGACGCCGGACGAAACGGCGACGTACCTCGACCGCTTCCGCGAGGACCTGACCGATCGATATCGCGGCATGCGACCGACCGACGGCGAACGGTCTCACCGGTCTCCCGCCGCAGCGACCGAAATCGGATTGCTCGAACGCTCGTACGAGACCGACGGCGACCCCGTCTACGAGACGTGCTTCCGGTGGCGCGTCCCCGAGCGAGAGTCCGAAATCGACGCCGACGCCACCGCCGACACGCCCGGCACCGCCGACACCGCCGACCCCGGTGAAGCGGACGAGTCCGCGCCGGCCGACGCGCGGCGAGCGGAGGAGAACTGA
- a CDS encoding DUF6517 family protein gives MRHTRREVATAALGALVASSGCLNFVTGQEALSFEADPALAEESVANDTGYELDGTEAQTITREFSAAGQTRSVEVTNQISTYEKSLSLSLLAEQKLGVFAAISSPAVEIASRTLNPLKDYSNEDLVQMLTSQYEGLSNVSEVSSQTLTMLGTETEVTKYEATSNVEGQQVDVFVHVTKVRHEDDFVIALGVYPQQLSGEESNIVSLFESVQHPA, from the coding sequence ATGAGACACACGAGACGCGAGGTAGCGACTGCGGCACTCGGCGCGCTGGTCGCGTCGAGCGGTTGTCTTAACTTCGTCACGGGCCAGGAAGCGCTCTCGTTCGAGGCGGACCCCGCGCTGGCCGAGGAGTCGGTGGCGAACGACACCGGCTACGAGCTCGACGGCACCGAGGCCCAGACCATCACCCGCGAGTTCAGCGCCGCCGGGCAGACGCGAAGCGTCGAAGTGACGAACCAGATCTCGACGTACGAGAAGAGTTTGAGCCTGAGTCTGCTCGCCGAGCAGAAGCTCGGCGTCTTCGCCGCCATCTCTTCGCCGGCCGTCGAAATCGCGAGTCGGACGCTCAACCCGCTGAAGGACTACAGCAACGAGGACCTCGTCCAGATGCTGACGAGTCAGTACGAGGGACTGAGTAACGTCAGCGAGGTGAGTTCGCAGACGCTGACGATGCTCGGAACCGAGACGGAGGTGACGAAGTACGAGGCGACCTCGAACGTCGAAGGCCAGCAGGTGGACGTGTTCGTCCACGTGACAAAGGTGCGCCACGAGGACGACTTCGTCATCGCGCTCGGCGTCTACCCCCAGCAGTTGAGCGGCGAGGAGTCGAACATCGTCTCGCTGTTCGAGTCGGTTCAGCACCCGGCGTAA
- a CDS encoding hydrogenase maturation nickel metallochaperone HypA — protein sequence MTERSVFVCEQCDQRVTPRSYYALCPECGGGLRSAPS from the coding sequence ATGACGGAACGTTCTGTGTTCGTCTGCGAGCAGTGTGACCAGCGAGTGACGCCACGCTCGTACTACGCGCTCTGCCCCGAGTGCGGCGGCGGCCTCCGGTCGGCCCCCTCGTGA
- the paaC gene encoding 1,2-phenylacetyl-CoA epoxidase subunit PaaC — MSSPRFAGPDDLGDRERAALEALLFRMADDEYVAAERYVEWQIFAPTLESDLALANVAQDEYGHARLWYDLLQDLGHTEQELIWERPPESWRHATLVELETEPGDWADTMVRTYLYDTAEQLRMEAIVDSSYAPLCDRVEKVLAEESYHREHAQNWLDRLADEGSEESRARVQTALDRLFPHALTLFAPSPREDDIVDLGLRTETLSDLRAEWLDIVVPYLESLGLDVPEPEEVERVQSTGRDGDHTDDWFDLYEEFTATYRQLDFERPTTLRGEGA, encoded by the coding sequence GTGAGCTCTCCACGATTCGCCGGTCCCGACGACCTCGGCGACCGCGAACGGGCGGCGCTCGAAGCCCTCCTCTTTCGGATGGCCGACGACGAGTACGTCGCCGCCGAGCGCTACGTCGAGTGGCAGATCTTCGCGCCGACGCTCGAATCCGACCTCGCGCTCGCCAACGTCGCCCAGGACGAGTACGGCCACGCCCGACTCTGGTACGACTTGCTCCAGGATTTGGGCCACACTGAACAGGAACTCATCTGGGAGCGCCCGCCCGAGAGCTGGCGGCACGCGACGCTCGTCGAACTCGAAACCGAACCCGGTGACTGGGCGGACACGATGGTCCGGACGTACCTCTACGACACCGCCGAGCAGCTGCGCATGGAGGCCATCGTCGACTCGTCGTACGCGCCGCTGTGTGACCGCGTCGAGAAAGTGCTCGCAGAGGAGTCGTACCACCGCGAGCACGCCCAGAACTGGCTGGACCGCCTCGCCGACGAGGGCAGCGAAGAGAGTCGCGCCCGCGTCCAGACCGCGCTGGACCGCCTGTTCCCCCACGCGCTGACGCTGTTCGCACCCAGTCCCCGCGAGGACGACATCGTCGACCTGGGACTCCGGACCGAGACGCTGTCTGACCTCCGCGCCGAATGGCTGGATATCGTCGTCCCGTATCTCGAATCGCTGGGCCTGGACGTGCCCGAGCCCGAGGAAGTCGAACGAGTGCAGTCGACCGGCCGCGACGGCGACCACACCGACGACTGGTTCGACCTCTACGAGGAGTTCACCGCGACGTACCGCCAACTCGACTTCGAGAGGCCGACCACGCTCAGGGGTGAGGGCGCGTGA
- a CDS encoding helix-turn-helix domain-containing protein has protein sequence MREECLVVEFRVTGDDCPLAAASRATNATIECEPPQLRGDGNVLLRFGAPTSGELAAALDDDERLRYLHRATAEGRDTYRCLSKHPCIVHELTDVGFVAETLSYRDGEERFTGAVVGYDVLQGVLAAAGEAVGVTLERVYPLGPQAESAAARWDVTPAQEAALRAALEMGYFSVPKAATASEVAEELEISKSAFLERLRRGQSGVLGQILGRG, from the coding sequence ATGCGCGAGGAGTGTTTGGTCGTGGAGTTCCGGGTGACCGGCGACGACTGCCCGCTGGCGGCAGCGTCACGCGCGACGAACGCGACTATCGAGTGCGAACCGCCGCAGTTGCGCGGTGACGGGAACGTCCTCCTCCGGTTCGGCGCGCCGACGAGCGGCGAACTCGCGGCGGCGCTCGACGACGACGAACGACTGCGCTACCTCCACCGCGCGACGGCCGAGGGGCGGGACACGTACCGTTGTCTCTCGAAGCATCCCTGCATCGTCCACGAACTGACAGACGTAGGGTTCGTCGCCGAGACGCTGAGCTACCGCGACGGCGAGGAGCGATTCACGGGCGCGGTCGTCGGCTACGACGTGCTGCAGGGCGTGCTGGCGGCTGCCGGCGAAGCCGTCGGCGTGACGCTCGAACGCGTCTACCCGCTCGGACCGCAGGCGGAGTCGGCCGCCGCACGGTGGGACGTGACACCCGCTCAGGAGGCGGCGCTCCGGGCGGCGCTGGAGATGGGCTACTTCTCGGTGCCGAAGGCGGCGACGGCGTCGGAAGTGGCCGAGGAGCTGGAAATCAGCAAGTCGGCGTTTCTCGAACGACTCCGGCGCGGGCAGTCTGGAGTGTTGGGACAGATTCTCGGTCGGGGTTAG
- the paaA gene encoding 1,2-phenylacetyl-CoA epoxidase subunit PaaA, which produces MDLDTVKERAGPRQFSPKDDMPEEYRKAATRMIQFHANSEVMGGYLDKVFTRMAPSLDRKLACTAKTQDEIGHAQLLYRAAETLGVKTREEMLDELERGDGKFLNCFHYPVSSWYEAPMIDFFVDGGAMRRQATLKSTSWEPYAHAMDKVCFEEGFHVKHGEDILRELMRSSKANQERTQEVFDTWWPRILQFFGPMNSQSTHNDFAQQVGLKTVSNSELRQAFLNAYIPKAEKYGLEIPDEPRIEYDEETGKYAVVEEDLDWDEFWTIAKNDYEGSYEQIGSRRQRHEAVAWVREAMDGWEHNSAGTTPQAAD; this is translated from the coding sequence ATGGACCTCGACACCGTCAAAGAGCGGGCCGGACCGCGGCAGTTCAGCCCGAAAGACGACATGCCGGAGGAGTACCGGAAAGCGGCGACGCGGATGATCCAGTTCCACGCCAACTCCGAGGTGATGGGCGGTTACCTCGACAAGGTGTTCACGCGCATGGCCCCGAGTCTCGATCGGAAACTCGCCTGCACGGCGAAGACGCAAGACGAAATCGGTCACGCGCAACTGCTCTACCGCGCCGCCGAGACGCTCGGCGTGAAGACGCGCGAGGAGATGTTGGACGAGTTGGAACGCGGCGACGGGAAGTTTCTCAACTGCTTTCACTACCCGGTGAGCTCGTGGTACGAAGCGCCGATGATCGACTTCTTCGTCGACGGCGGCGCGATGCGCCGACAGGCGACGCTCAAGAGCACCTCGTGGGAGCCGTACGCGCACGCGATGGACAAAGTCTGCTTCGAGGAGGGCTTTCACGTCAAACACGGCGAGGACATCCTTCGGGAACTCATGCGCTCCTCGAAGGCGAACCAGGAGCGAACCCAGGAGGTGTTCGACACGTGGTGGCCGCGCATCCTCCAGTTCTTCGGGCCGATGAACAGCCAGAGCACGCACAACGACTTCGCCCAGCAGGTGGGACTGAAGACCGTCTCGAACTCCGAGCTCCGGCAGGCGTTTCTGAACGCCTACATCCCGAAAGCCGAGAAGTACGGCCTCGAAATCCCCGACGAACCCAGAATCGAGTACGACGAGGAGACCGGCAAGTACGCCGTCGTCGAAGAGGACCTCGACTGGGACGAGTTCTGGACCATCGCCAAGAACGACTACGAGGGTAGTTACGAACAGATCGGCTCGCGTCGTCAGCGCCACGAGGCCGTGGCGTGGGTACGCGAGGCGATGGACGGCTGGGAGCACAACTCCGCGGGCACGACCCCACAGGCGGCCGATTAG
- a CDS encoding enoyl-CoA hydratase/isomerase family protein, which produces MSEEQSSVDAAADAEFVRTEYGEYGDHVLTVTIDRPDARNALSAQVRAELTQVFETVETDDDVRVVVLTGSDEAKAFVAGADVKELRERSAVEQHEASERPRIYETVADCSKPVVARVNGHALGGGCELAQACDIRLAREDAKLGQPEISLGIIPGGGGTQRLTRLVGTGQARKLVLSGELVDGTEAAEIGLVEEAHPAGELDDRVSDLAGKMASKSPLALARAKEALRAATRMDLDSGLAYESELFVGLFDSHDKNEGIDAFLEGRDPDWRGE; this is translated from the coding sequence ATGAGTGAAGAGCAGTCGAGCGTCGACGCCGCGGCGGACGCCGAGTTCGTCCGCACAGAGTACGGCGAGTACGGCGACCACGTGCTCACGGTCACCATCGACCGACCCGACGCCCGCAACGCGCTGAGCGCGCAGGTCCGGGCGGAACTCACGCAGGTATTCGAGACGGTCGAGACTGACGACGACGTACGAGTCGTCGTGCTCACCGGGTCCGACGAGGCGAAGGCGTTCGTCGCCGGCGCGGACGTGAAGGAACTCCGCGAGCGAAGCGCCGTCGAACAGCACGAAGCGAGCGAGCGACCGCGCATCTACGAGACGGTCGCAGACTGTTCGAAGCCCGTTGTCGCCCGCGTCAACGGCCACGCGCTCGGCGGTGGGTGCGAACTCGCCCAAGCCTGTGACATCCGACTGGCCCGCGAGGACGCCAAACTCGGACAACCCGAGATCAGCCTCGGCATCATCCCCGGCGGCGGCGGCACCCAGCGACTGACGCGACTGGTCGGGACCGGCCAGGCGCGAAAACTCGTCCTGTCTGGCGAACTCGTCGACGGAACGGAGGCGGCCGAGATCGGGCTCGTCGAGGAGGCCCACCCGGCCGGCGAGCTCGACGACCGGGTTTCGGACCTCGCCGGGAAGATGGCGTCGAAGAGTCCGCTCGCGCTGGCGCGGGCGAAGGAGGCGCTTCGGGCCGCGACCCGGATGGACCTCGATTCGGGGCTAGCGTACGAGTCCGAACTGTTCGTCGGCCTCTTCGACAGCCACGACAAGAACGAGGGCATCGACGCGTTTCTGGAGGGAAGAGACCCCGATTGGCGCGGTGAGTAA
- a CDS encoding 3-hydroxyacyl-CoA dehydrogenase family protein codes for MNVCVIGAGTMGHGIAQVSAMGGHDVTLRDIEDELVADGLAAIEANLDGGVERGKVSETEREATLARLDGTTDLADAVADADLVVEAVPEDEELKKQVLSDVADHAPTDAVLATNTSSLPVTSIASALSDPSRCLGLHFFNPPHIMQLVEVVLAEQTGPETREFGESFVEGVDRTAVVVEDTPGFATSRLGVALGVEAVRMVESGVASPRDIDAAMELGYNHPMGPLELGDVVGLDVRLDILEHLREELGERFRPPTLLRKKVRAGKLGKKTGEGFYVWEDGEIVGVSGGGDE; via the coding sequence ATGAACGTCTGTGTAATTGGTGCGGGGACGATGGGCCACGGCATCGCGCAGGTGAGCGCGATGGGCGGTCACGACGTGACGCTCCGCGACATCGAAGACGAACTCGTCGCCGACGGACTCGCGGCCATCGAGGCGAATCTCGACGGGGGCGTCGAACGCGGGAAGGTGAGCGAAACGGAGCGGGAGGCGACGCTCGCGCGACTCGACGGCACGACGGACCTCGCCGACGCCGTCGCCGACGCGGACCTCGTCGTGGAGGCGGTACCGGAGGACGAGGAACTCAAAAAACAGGTGCTGTCGGACGTTGCCGACCACGCGCCGACCGACGCCGTGTTGGCGACGAACACCTCGTCGCTGCCGGTGACGAGCATCGCCAGCGCGCTCTCGGACCCCTCGCGCTGTCTCGGCCTGCACTTTTTCAACCCGCCGCATATCATGCAGTTGGTCGAAGTCGTGCTGGCCGAGCAGACGGGCCCAGAGACGCGCGAGTTCGGCGAGTCGTTCGTCGAAGGAGTCGATAGAACCGCCGTCGTCGTCGAGGACACCCCCGGGTTCGCCACCTCGCGGTTGGGCGTCGCCCTCGGCGTCGAGGCGGTTCGGATGGTCGAATCCGGCGTCGCCAGCCCCCGCGACATCGACGCCGCGATGGAACTCGGCTACAACCACCCGATGGGACCGCTCGAACTCGGCGACGTGGTCGGGTTGGACGTCCGCCTCGACATCCTCGAACACCTGCGCGAAGAGTTGGGCGAGCGGTTCCGCCCGCCGACGCTCCTGCGCAAGAAGGTCCGCGCCGGGAAACTCGGCAAGAAGACCGGCGAGGGGTTCTACGTCTGGGAGGACGGCGAAATCGTCGGCGTCTCGGGGGGCGGCGATGAGTGA
- the paaE gene encoding 1,2-phenylacetyl-CoA epoxidase subunit PaaE, producing the protein MRFDPSTRGEGPETGVECPYCESTNTVRDHPKGPGLCRSMHYCEDCEQPFERFG; encoded by the coding sequence ATGCGCTTCGACCCGAGCACCCGCGGCGAAGGCCCCGAAACCGGCGTCGAGTGTCCCTACTGCGAGTCGACGAACACGGTGCGCGACCACCCCAAGGGACCGGGACTCTGCCGGTCGATGCACTACTGCGAGGACTGCGAACAGCCGTTCGAGCGGTTCGGCTGA
- a CDS encoding MaoC/PaaZ C-terminal domain-containing protein, with translation MPYSYEPQYFEEYEVGQTFESAGRTVTETDFVMHSALSGDWTELHTNRHYADDEYFGERVAHGPMTFVLATGLVFRCGFLERTVVAFLGMNYMDIPAPVKMGDTISLDLEVVETKPFSSRDDAGLVVIDSEMTNQDGETVFAGDMKFMIKTEP, from the coding sequence GTGCCATACAGCTACGAACCACAGTACTTCGAGGAGTACGAGGTCGGTCAGACGTTCGAGAGCGCCGGACGCACCGTGACCGAGACGGACTTCGTCATGCACTCGGCGCTGTCGGGCGACTGGACGGAACTCCACACGAACCGTCACTACGCCGACGACGAGTACTTCGGCGAACGCGTCGCCCACGGACCGATGACGTTCGTCCTCGCCACGGGATTGGTCTTCCGCTGTGGCTTCCTCGAACGCACCGTCGTTGCCTTCCTCGGTATGAACTACATGGACATCCCCGCGCCGGTCAAGATGGGCGACACCATCTCCTTGGATCTGGAAGTCGTCGAGACGAAACCGTTCTCCAGTCGTGACGACGCCGGACTCGTCGTCATCGACTCCGAGATGACGAATCAGGACGGCGAAACGGTGTTCGCCGGCGACATGAAGTTCATGATAAAGACCGAACCGTAA
- a CDS encoding YhjD/YihY/BrkB family envelope integrity protein, producing the protein MSTRRSPIAVGRGVLAEFRSKNVAFMAGSIAYNAFVSLIPLLLLVVLLVSLLGSEQLEGRVSGLVASSLTPATGELVSNALDSASEGTGLSIVGVVVLLWGTLKIFRGLDTAFSEIYETEGSNEFVDQLRDGLVVFVALLVGITAMVAASTAFAAFESLPWVGLLNPLVLILGLSIAFLPLYYVFPDADLSVRGILPGVLTAAVGWALLQGVFQFYIAFSDKSEAYGVLGGVILLVTWLYFGGLVLLLGAVVNAVVGGYATGASGGVGRGAAERAANRELLREDRLNRDQAASYLRRLREDVARRYEGMEPMSTDGTPGRSRMPETGTLEVEERAFEEDDGRTYEVRLRWELGESDAHTGAAAATDTADADSPDRSSTPADD; encoded by the coding sequence ATGAGCACCCGGCGCTCCCCTATCGCGGTGGGCAGAGGCGTCCTCGCGGAGTTCCGTTCGAAGAACGTCGCGTTCATGGCCGGCAGCATCGCCTACAACGCGTTCGTCTCGCTGATTCCGCTTTTACTTCTGGTCGTGCTCCTCGTGTCGCTTCTCGGCTCCGAGCAACTCGAAGGACGGGTCTCGGGTCTGGTCGCGTCGTCGCTGACTCCCGCGACGGGGGAGCTGGTCTCGAACGCCCTCGACAGCGCGAGCGAGGGTACCGGACTCTCCATCGTCGGCGTCGTCGTCCTCCTGTGGGGGACGTTGAAGATATTCCGCGGGCTCGACACCGCCTTCTCGGAGATTTACGAGACCGAAGGGAGCAACGAGTTCGTCGACCAACTCCGCGACGGACTCGTCGTCTTCGTCGCACTCCTCGTCGGCATCACGGCGATGGTCGCCGCCAGCACCGCCTTCGCCGCCTTCGAATCGCTACCCTGGGTCGGACTGCTCAACCCGCTCGTGTTAATTCTCGGGCTGAGCATCGCGTTCCTCCCGCTGTACTACGTGTTCCCCGACGCCGACCTCTCGGTCCGGGGGATCCTTCCCGGCGTGCTGACGGCGGCGGTCGGGTGGGCGCTCCTCCAAGGCGTGTTCCAGTTCTACATCGCCTTCTCGGACAAGTCCGAGGCGTACGGCGTGCTCGGCGGCGTCATCCTCCTCGTGACCTGGCTCTACTTCGGCGGCCTCGTCCTCCTGCTCGGCGCAGTGGTCAACGCCGTCGTCGGAGGTTACGCGACCGGTGCGTCGGGCGGCGTCGGCCGCGGTGCCGCCGAGCGTGCGGCGAACCGCGAACTGCTGCGCGAAGACCGCCTGAACCGCGACCAGGCGGCGTCGTACCTTCGACGACTCCGTGAGGACGTCGCGCGGCGCTACGAGGGGATGGAACCGATGTCCACCGACGGGACGCCCGGTCGTTCTCGGATGCCGGAGACCGGCACGCTCGAAGTCGAAGAGCGAGCGTTCGAGGAAGACGACGGGCGGACCTACGAGGTACGACTCCGGTGGGAACTCGGAGAGAGCGACGCGCACACCGGGGCGGCTGCGGCGACGGACACCGCCGACGCGGACTCACCGGACCGGTCGTCGACGCCCGCAGACGACTGA
- the paaD gene encoding 1,2-phenylacetyl-CoA epoxidase subunit PaaD, with translation MSADDFEGNEFESEACAYTDYTSGEAHEQYPKTGGGATGVERDVWDALYEVEDPEMPVSIVDLGLIYGVEVADDVARVEMTLTYTGCPARDMILNDVRCAALAAGVADAEVTLRYSPPWNVEMVTERGKEDLREFGLSV, from the coding sequence GTGAGCGCGGACGACTTCGAAGGCAACGAGTTCGAGTCGGAGGCGTGCGCCTACACCGACTACACGTCCGGCGAGGCCCACGAGCAGTACCCGAAGACCGGCGGGGGAGCGACCGGCGTCGAGCGCGACGTGTGGGACGCGCTGTACGAAGTGGAAGACCCCGAGATGCCCGTCAGCATCGTCGACTTGGGGCTCATCTACGGCGTGGAAGTCGCCGACGACGTCGCGCGCGTCGAGATGACGCTCACCTACACCGGCTGTCCGGCCCGCGACATGATTCTCAACGACGTGCGCTGTGCCGCGCTCGCCGCCGGCGTCGCCGACGCCGAGGTGACGCTACGGTACTCGCCGCCGTGGAACGTCGAGATGGTGACAGAGCGAGGGAAAGAAGACCTTCGGGAGTTCGGGCTGAGCGTCTGA
- the paaK gene encoding phenylacetate--CoA ligase PaaK, giving the protein MVYNEVERTDRDEVRAMQDERLRTTVEHAYENVPFYRDALDEAGVSPGDIRGIDDISLLPFTSKENFRDHYPTGLVAVDREDLRRIHASSGTTGKPKVVGYTEGDLHVWGEVVTRSLAAAGVTAGYTVQNAYGYGLFTGGLGIHMGCETLGANVIPIGGGQTGRQLELLSDLGSDVLTCTPSYALYLAETAEKKGLDPREWNLSTVVIGAEPCTEPMRAEIEEALDVTALDIYGLSEIVGPGVSMECEAKSGLHVWEDHFYPEIVDPETGDPLSEGEEGELVFTTLTKEAVPVLRYRTGDLATLTRETCECGRTMVRMSHVTGRSDDMLVVRGVNVYPSEIESVVLEFDAVAPYYRIDLRRDGQLDTIHITVERTEEFDGDADELADRLRDRLQTVLSLSPDSLTIAMPGGIERTETGKVKRVFDHR; this is encoded by the coding sequence ATGGTTTACAATGAGGTAGAACGCACCGACCGCGACGAGGTACGGGCGATGCAGGACGAGCGACTGCGAACGACCGTCGAACACGCCTACGAGAACGTTCCCTTCTACCGCGACGCCCTCGACGAGGCGGGCGTCTCACCCGGTGACATCCGCGGTATCGACGACATCTCGCTGCTGCCGTTCACCTCCAAGGAGAATTTCCGCGACCACTACCCGACGGGCCTCGTCGCCGTCGACCGCGAGGACTTGCGCCGCATCCACGCCTCGTCGGGGACGACGGGCAAGCCGAAAGTCGTCGGCTACACCGAAGGCGACCTGCACGTGTGGGGTGAGGTGGTCACGCGGTCGCTCGCGGCGGCGGGCGTCACCGCCGGCTACACGGTCCAAAACGCCTACGGCTACGGTCTCTTCACCGGGGGTCTGGGCATCCACATGGGCTGTGAGACGCTCGGCGCGAACGTCATCCCCATCGGCGGCGGGCAGACCGGCAGACAGCTCGAACTGCTCTCGGACCTCGGGTCGGACGTACTGACCTGCACGCCCTCGTACGCACTCTATCTCGCAGAGACGGCGGAAAAGAAGGGCCTCGACCCCCGCGAGTGGAATCTCTCGACGGTCGTCATCGGCGCGGAACCCTGTACCGAGCCGATGCGCGCCGAGATAGAGGAGGCGCTCGACGTGACGGCGCTCGACATCTACGGTCTCTCCGAAATCGTCGGCCCCGGCGTCTCGATGGAGTGCGAGGCCAAGTCGGGCCTACACGTCTGGGAGGACCACTTCTACCCCGAGATCGTCGACCCCGAGACGGGCGACCCGCTCTCGGAGGGCGAGGAGGGCGAACTCGTCTTCACGACGCTCACGAAGGAAGCCGTTCCAGTCCTCCGGTATCGGACCGGCGATCTGGCGACGCTGACGCGCGAGACCTGCGAGTGCGGGCGGACGATGGTCCGCATGTCGCACGTCACTGGCCGGAGCGACGATATGCTCGTCGTCCGCGGCGTCAACGTCTACCCGAGCGAGATCGAGTCGGTCGTGCTGGAGTTCGACGCCGTCGCGCCGTACTACCGCATCGACCTCCGACGCGACGGCCAACTCGACACCATCCACATCACCGTCGAGCGGACCGAGGAGTTCGACGGCGACGCCGACGAACTGGCCGACCGACTCCGCGACCGGCTCCAGACGGTGCTCTCGCTGTCGCCGGACTCGCTCACCATCGCGATGCCCGGCGGTATCGAGCGTACCGAAACGGGAAAAGTAAAGCGCGTCTTCGACCACCGCTGA